GCAAGTGGTGATAGATGCGATAGAACAACAAGCCATAGCTGCGCCCCACGTCCAGCCGAATGCTCAGCAGTACCGCCAACTGGCACAACAGCTTCGCCAAGGGAATGGCCATGCTGCACAGGAAGACCACGACGGCCACACCGCGCATTTGTGAGTTATACAGGCCCACCACGCCGCTCCAGACCGTATCGTCCGACGTCTGGCCAAGCAGGTGTAACTGCATGATCGGCAGAAAGTTGGCAGGCACGAAAAGTAGCAGGGCGGTGAGCACCAAAGCCAGGCTGCGGTTGACCACATTGTGCCGGTGGGCGTAAAGCTCATAGCCACAGCGCGGGCACTGGGCTTTTTCATCGTGCTGCAGCACGGGCTTGCGCATCAGCAGGTCGCATTCGTGGCAAGCCACGAGTTCGTCCAGCGGCAATTGGGCCAGTGCTTCGGGTTCGACAGGGTTGGGCATATCGAGCTTCTGAATGGATGCGTGGGCTCTATTCTAGTGATCTGGCTCGAAATGTGGGAGGCGACTATTGACCGGTTCGCGAACGGTTTTTGTTCCAGGAAAAGACAAAACCCCTACCTGCTTGCGCAGATAGGGGTTTTGCGAAATGAATCTTGACGATGACCTACTCTCACATGGGGAAACCCCACACTACCATCGGCGATGCATCGTTTCACTACTGAGTTCGGGATGGGATCAGGTGGTTCCAATGCTCTATGGTCGTCAAGAAATTCTGTAGCCAGAATGTCCAGATGGACAGCCCAGCGAATTCGGATATGCGATATTTGTGGTTACGAACTTTCGGTTATTTCGTCTTCACCACCACAATTCGGCGCCTTACGCTCAAATTGCTTGGGTGTTATATGGTCAAGCCTCACGGGCAATTAGTATTGGTTAGCTCAACGCCTCACAGCGCTTACACACCCAACCTATCAACGTCGTAGTCTTCGACGGCCCTTTAGGGGATTCAAGATCCCAGTGAGATCTCATCTTGAGGCAAGTTTCCCGCTTAGATGCTTTCAGCGGTTATCTCTTCCGAACATAGCTACCCGGCAATGCCACTGGCGTGACAACCGGAACACCAGAGGTTCGTCCACTCCGGTCCTCTCGTACTAGGAGCAGCCCCTCTCAAATCTCAAACGTCCACGGCAGATAGGGACCGAACTGTCTCACGACGTTCTAAACCCAGCTCGCGTACCACTTTAAATGGCGAACAGCCATACCCTTGGGACCGGCTTCAGCCCCAGGATGTGATGAGCCGACATCGAGGTGCCAAACACCGCCGTCGATATGAACTCTTGGGCGGTATCAGCCTGTTATCCCCGGAGTACCTTTTATCCGTTGAGCGATGGCCCTTCCATACAGAACCACCGGATCACTAAGACCTACTTTCGTACCTGCTCGACGTGTTTGTCTCGCAGTCAAGCGCGCTTTTGCCTTTATACTCTACGACCGATTTCCGACCGGTCTGAGCGCACCTTCGTACTCCTCCGTTACTCTTTGGGAGGAGACCGCCCCAGTCAAACTACCCACCATACACTGTCCTCGATCCGGATAACGGACCTGAGTTAGAACCTCAAAGTTGCCAGGGTGGTATTTCAAGGATGGCTCCATGAGAACTGGCGTCCCCACTTCAAAGCCTCCCACCTATCCTACACAAGCAAATTCAAAGTCCAGTGCAAAGCTATAGTAAAGGTTCACGGGGTCTTTCCGTCTAGCCGCGGATACACTGCATCTTCACAGCGATTTCAATTTCACTGAGTCTCGGGTGGAGACAGCGCCGCCATCGTTACGCCATTCGTGCAGGTCGG
The sequence above is drawn from the Pseudomonas putida genome and encodes:
- a CDS encoding paraquat-inducible protein A; the protein is MPNPVEPEALAQLPLDELVACHECDLLMRKPVLQHDEKAQCPRCGYELYAHRHNVVNRSLALVLTALLLFVPANFLPIMQLHLLGQTSDDTVWSGVVGLYNSQMRGVAVVVFLCSMAIPLAKLLCQLAVLLSIRLDVGRSYGLLFYRIYHHLRDWGMLEVYFMGVLVAIVKLVDLAELTVGLGLFCFISLLLIQVWLEVVMSPHQIWSALSGEDLHAGD